In a single window of the Vitis vinifera cultivar Pinot Noir 40024 chromosome 6, ASM3070453v1 genome:
- the LOC132253940 gene encoding uncharacterized protein LOC132253940 encodes MDSAPLCVKFTGTNYSTWAFQFELFLKGKDLWGHIDGTDVEKPSTFEKSQDVGFSPSWDVLDARIMSWLLGSVEPHIVTHLRPHRSAQSMWAYLKKVYHQDNDARRFQLEHAIVMFQHGSLSIQDYYSAFLTLWHEYADLVTADVPIAALSTIQTIHATTRRDQFLMKLRPEHESVRSSLLNRSPVPSLDICFGELLREEQRLSTQAILEQSHGSSGTATVAYATQGRGPPMHSKNLQCFCCKEYGHIAATCPKKFCSYCKKKGHIIKECRIRPQNRQVQAFQTSVIVPLIATSATHDSPSTACSVPAPPAPDYCTPEMVQQMLISALSAMGFQGPGNGEADRKGT; translated from the exons atggattcCGCACCTCTGTGTGTTAAGTTTACAGGCACAAATTATTCTACCTGGGCATTTCAGTTTGAACTTTTTCTCAAGGGAAAAGACCTTTGGGGTCATATTGATGGCACGGATGTTGAAAAACCATCCACTTTTGAAAAATCTCAGGATGTTGGGTTTTCTCCTTCATGGGATGTGCTTGATGCACGCATCATGTCTTGGCTTCTTGGTTCAGTGGAGCCTCATATTGTCACCCACTTGCGGCCCCATCGCTCCGCTCAATCTATGTGGGcttatttgaagaaagtttaTCATCAGGATAACGATGCTCGTCGCTTTCAATTAGAACATGCGATTGTCATGTTTCAACATGGTAGTCTTTCCATCCAGGACTACTACTCGGCATTTCTGACTCTTTGGCATGAATATGCTGATTTGGTTACAGCGGATGTTCCTATTGCCGCTCTCTCAACTATTCAGACTATTCACGCGACTACCCGGCGTGATCAGTTTCTTATGAAACTACGTCCGGAACATGAATCTGTCCGCTCCTCTTTACTGAATAGATCTCCTGTTCCctctcttgatatttgttttggtgAGTTACTTCGCGAAGAGCAACGCCTTAGTACTCAAGCTATTTTGGAGCAATCTCATGGCAGTTCCGGGACGGCAACTGTAGCTTATGCTACCCAAGGACGCGGACCACCTATGCATTCTAAAAACTTGCAGTGTTTTTGCTGCAAGGAATATGGGCATATTGCTGCCACTTGCCCTAAGAAGTTTTGTTCTTATTGCAAGAAGAAGGGTCACATTATCAAAGAATGTCGTATTCGCCCCCAGAATCGTCAAGTCCAAGCATTTCAGACTTCGGTTATTGTCCCTCTTATAGCAACTTCTGCAACACACGACTCTCCTTCAACTGCGTGCTCTGTTCCTGCACCTCCTGCACCAGATTACTGCACCCCAGAAATGGTGCAACAGATGTTAATTTCAGCATTATCAGCAATGGGGTTTCAAG GACCAGGTAACGGGGAAGCCGATCGCAAAGGGACCTAA